In Kitasatospora sp. NBC_00240, the following are encoded in one genomic region:
- a CDS encoding DUF6571 family protein, with translation MLGYEDVLNADLSALSTAATDWESMAKKYEGVQHRLENEVLSVTGGQNLWMGSAAGAAHQHVLITKQQSIDAQTEARAVSTIIADAHADFEAAQKKLKAAAADAAADGMKVTGTGQAVFDTSQYSQAERNAMHHDPGYMEERSSAAGKWTQQINAALAEATAADERASLALKRASKAGDPFNTFNGQAIGGGDAADGRRAADLAEKLKKDGKLEPGELAELNNLMKANANNPQYGQTLLNTLGPEGTLKLADQLEKIGGDRDAKNKEGYGQLQTNLANTVAGATRDPNSKFYQDWRKGMKDIGDKNLGRNTSPVYGYQTLATLMSKGDAQYSKEYLNDLGADIIDVEKKHPQIWSHQFDGERQDLVTDPLDGVLKQMGKNPEAATGFLDPDSPGAKDRLDYLLRDRKWPENYMNTLYSAPMKMDDPFQRAGLGAALEAATTGDPTGTTHNGGAHTPAQARVMQGTIDALDQDNKGQEIPDNLRKPLAGALSDYVDDTHDILGAELSTAKHKDGAWEEGGKGHLSDDSSSLTRVMRGVSDDPEAYAALYEAEKAKSAQVIGDLPADSGRPDHDRTGPTDRSGSALGTLDAIRSDILLDERDDKKEWADKTGELVSSGGGLATGYIPVVGDVAGSLVDLGVSNWSDGVKEEAVDKANSEASSSHDANLNQGTQMVIGWAEHNGLDPKSELANEVNTSLRDGHDRGYNEAMIALGRHGSAE, from the coding sequence ATGCTCGGCTACGAGGACGTCCTCAACGCGGACCTGTCCGCGCTCAGCACCGCCGCCACCGACTGGGAGTCGATGGCGAAGAAGTACGAAGGCGTGCAGCACCGCCTGGAGAACGAGGTGCTGAGCGTCACCGGCGGCCAGAACCTGTGGATGGGCAGTGCGGCCGGCGCCGCCCACCAGCACGTACTGATCACCAAGCAGCAGAGCATCGACGCGCAGACCGAGGCCCGGGCGGTCTCGACGATCATCGCGGACGCGCACGCCGACTTCGAGGCCGCACAGAAGAAGCTCAAGGCCGCCGCCGCGGACGCCGCCGCCGACGGCATGAAGGTGACCGGCACCGGCCAGGCCGTCTTCGACACCAGCCAGTACAGCCAGGCCGAGCGCAACGCCATGCACCACGACCCCGGCTACATGGAGGAGCGCAGCTCCGCCGCCGGCAAGTGGACCCAGCAGATCAACGCCGCGCTCGCCGAGGCCACCGCGGCCGACGAGCGCGCCTCGCTGGCCCTCAAGCGCGCCTCCAAGGCCGGCGACCCCTTCAACACCTTCAACGGGCAGGCCATAGGCGGCGGTGACGCGGCCGACGGACGCCGCGCCGCCGACCTCGCCGAGAAGCTGAAGAAGGACGGCAAGCTGGAGCCGGGCGAGCTCGCCGAGCTCAACAACCTGATGAAGGCCAACGCGAACAACCCGCAGTACGGCCAGACCCTGCTCAACACGCTCGGCCCCGAGGGCACCCTCAAGCTCGCCGACCAGCTGGAGAAGATCGGCGGCGACCGGGACGCCAAGAACAAGGAGGGCTACGGCCAGCTCCAGACCAACCTTGCCAACACCGTCGCCGGCGCCACCCGTGACCCGAACAGCAAGTTCTACCAGGACTGGCGCAAGGGCATGAAGGACATCGGCGACAAGAACCTGGGGCGCAACACCTCGCCGGTGTACGGCTACCAGACGCTCGCCACCCTGATGTCCAAGGGCGACGCGCAGTACTCCAAGGAGTACCTGAACGACCTGGGCGCCGACATCATCGACGTCGAGAAGAAGCACCCGCAGATCTGGAGCCACCAGTTCGACGGCGAGCGCCAGGACCTCGTCACCGACCCGCTGGACGGCGTGCTCAAGCAGATGGGGAAGAACCCCGAGGCCGCCACCGGCTTCCTCGACCCGGACTCCCCCGGCGCCAAGGACCGTCTCGACTACCTGCTGCGCGACCGCAAGTGGCCCGAGAACTACATGAACACGCTCTACAGCGCGCCGATGAAGATGGACGACCCGTTCCAGCGGGCCGGCCTCGGCGCGGCCCTGGAGGCCGCCACCACCGGCGACCCGACCGGCACCACCCACAACGGCGGGGCGCACACCCCGGCCCAGGCCCGGGTCATGCAGGGCACCATCGACGCCCTCGACCAGGACAACAAGGGCCAGGAGATCCCCGACAACCTCCGCAAGCCGCTGGCCGGCGCGCTCTCCGACTACGTCGACGACACCCACGACATCCTCGGCGCGGAGCTCAGCACCGCCAAGCACAAGGACGGCGCCTGGGAGGAGGGCGGCAAGGGCCACCTCTCCGACGACAGCTCATCGCTCACCCGGGTGATGCGCGGCGTCTCGGACGACCCGGAGGCCTACGCCGCCCTGTACGAGGCCGAGAAGGCCAAGTCCGCCCAGGTCATCGGCGACCTCCCGGCCGACTCCGGCCGCCCCGACCACGACCGAACCGGGCCGACCGACCGCTCCGGCTCCGCGCTCGGCACCCTCGACGCCATCAGGAGCGACATCCTGCTGGACGAGCGGGACGACAAGAAGGAGTGGGCGGACAAGACCGGCGAGCTGGTCTCCAGCGGCGGCGGCCTGGCCACCGGCTACATCCCCGTCGTCGGCGACGTCGCGGGCAGCCTGGTCGACCTGGGCGTCAGCAACTGGTCCGACGGCGTGAAGGAGGAAGCCGTCGACAAGGCCAACAGCGAGGCCTCCAGCTCCCACGACGCCAACCTCAACCAGGGCACCCAGATGGTCATCGGGTGGGCCGAGCACAACGGCCTGGACCCGAAGAGCGAGCTGGCCAACGAGGTCAACACCAGCCTGCGCGACGGCCACGACCGCGGCTACAACGAGGCGATGATCGCCCTCGGCCGGCACGGATCGGCCGAGTGA
- a CDS encoding DUF3099 domain-containing protein, whose protein sequence is MGRSAGGGPVFRITGARSSLTEDVRGRQRRYVISMLVRTLCVLLAVIMWDVQRYVAFVALAGGVLLPYFAVLIANAGRERAPGLPSTFAVPAETPLMLGPGGTGGGGAAPAAPGAKDE, encoded by the coding sequence ATGGGCAGGAGCGCCGGCGGCGGACCGGTCTTCCGGATCACCGGAGCGCGGAGCAGTCTCACCGAGGATGTCCGCGGGCGCCAGCGCCGCTACGTCATCTCGATGCTGGTCCGCACCCTCTGCGTACTGCTCGCAGTGATCATGTGGGACGTCCAGCGGTACGTCGCCTTCGTCGCGCTGGCCGGCGGCGTGCTGCTGCCGTACTTCGCGGTGCTGATCGCCAACGCCGGCCGGGAGCGGGCGCCCGGGCTGCCGAGCACCTTCGCCGTCCCGGCCGAGACTCCGCTGATGCTGGGACCGGGCGGAACGGGCGGCGGCGGGGCCGCACCGGCGGCACCCGGAGCCAAGGACGAGTGA
- a CDS encoding TldD/PmbA family protein, which produces MPATTGAGAQHGRAVDPLFLAHPLRALADAALTRARELGVTHADFRLERVRSASWRLRDARPAGTTDSVQLGFAVRVLLDGAWGFAAGVDLTTDAVARVAEQAVAVARLSGGISRAAGSKDVVELAEEPVYPDATWISSYEVNPFEVPDAEKTALLADWSRRLLAADGVSHVRASLLTVQENKFYADTAGTMTTQQRIRLHPEVEATSVDGRTGAFDSMRTLAPPVGRGFEYLRGTGWDWDAELAELPTLLAEKMKAPGVEAGVYDLVVDPSNLWLTIHESIGHATELDRALGYEAAYAGTSFATFDKLGSLRYGSGLMHVTGDRTAEHGLSTIGYDDEGVATQSWDLVKDGVLTGYQLDRGMAALKGLGRSNGCAFADSPAHVPVQRMANVSLQPAADGPDTAGLFEGVEKGLYIVGDRSWSIDMQRYNFQFTGQRAYAIRGGRLAGQVKDFAYQATTTDFWGSMAAVGGPQTYVLGGAFNCGKAQPGQAAAVSHGCPSALFRNVNVLNTQQEAGH; this is translated from the coding sequence ATGCCCGCGACGACCGGTGCCGGTGCCCAGCACGGTCGCGCCGTCGATCCGCTCTTCCTCGCCCACCCCCTGCGCGCCCTGGCCGACGCGGCGCTCACCCGGGCTCGCGAACTAGGCGTCACACATGCCGACTTCCGCCTGGAGCGGGTTCGCAGCGCCTCCTGGCGGCTGCGGGACGCCCGGCCGGCCGGCACCACCGACAGCGTCCAGCTCGGCTTCGCCGTCCGGGTGCTGCTGGACGGCGCCTGGGGCTTCGCCGCCGGGGTGGACCTGACCACCGACGCGGTGGCCCGGGTCGCCGAGCAGGCGGTGGCGGTGGCCCGGCTCTCCGGCGGGATCAGCCGGGCCGCGGGCTCGAAGGACGTGGTCGAGCTGGCCGAGGAGCCGGTCTACCCGGACGCGACCTGGATCTCGTCGTACGAGGTGAACCCGTTCGAGGTGCCGGACGCGGAGAAGACGGCGCTGCTGGCCGACTGGAGCCGGCGGCTGCTGGCCGCCGACGGCGTCTCGCACGTCAGGGCGAGCCTGCTGACGGTGCAGGAGAACAAGTTCTACGCCGACACCGCGGGCACCATGACCACCCAACAGCGGATTCGGCTGCACCCCGAGGTGGAGGCCACCTCGGTCGACGGGCGGACCGGTGCCTTCGACTCGATGCGGACGCTGGCGCCGCCGGTCGGGCGGGGCTTCGAGTACCTGCGCGGCACCGGCTGGGACTGGGACGCCGAACTGGCCGAACTGCCCACGCTGCTGGCCGAGAAGATGAAGGCGCCGGGCGTCGAGGCCGGCGTGTACGACCTGGTGGTCGACCCGTCCAACCTCTGGCTGACCATCCACGAGTCGATCGGCCACGCCACCGAGCTGGACCGGGCGCTCGGCTACGAGGCCGCCTACGCGGGCACCTCCTTCGCCACCTTCGACAAGCTCGGCAGCCTGCGGTACGGCTCCGGCCTGATGCACGTCACCGGCGACCGGACGGCCGAGCACGGCCTGTCCACCATCGGCTACGACGACGAGGGGGTGGCCACCCAGTCCTGGGACCTGGTGAAGGACGGCGTCCTGACCGGCTACCAGCTGGACCGCGGCATGGCCGCGCTGAAGGGCCTCGGCCGCTCCAACGGCTGCGCGTTCGCGGACTCCCCCGCGCACGTGCCGGTGCAGCGGATGGCCAACGTCTCGCTGCAGCCGGCCGCGGACGGCCCGGACACCGCGGGCCTGTTCGAGGGCGTGGAGAAGGGTCTGTACATCGTCGGCGACCGCTCCTGGTCGATCGACATGCAGCGGTACAACTTCCAGTTCACCGGCCAGCGCGCCTACGCGATCCGGGGCGGCCGGCTCGCCGGCCAGGTGAAGGACTTCGCCTACCAGGCCACCACCACCGACTTCTGGGGCTCGATGGCCGCCGTCGGCGGCCCGCAGACCTACGTCCTGGGCGGGGCCTTCAACTGCGGCAAGGCGCAGCCGGGCCAGGCCGCTGCGGTCAGCCACGGCTGCCCGTCCGCGCTCTTCCGCAACGTCAACGTGCTCAACACCCAGCAGGAGGCGGGTCACTGA
- a CDS encoding FadR/GntR family transcriptional regulator, with translation MALSSPRRTPLSDQVIAQLRTQITSGEWPVGSRIPTEVALVEQLGVARNTVREAVRALAHNGLLDIRQGSGTYVLATSELAGVMHRRFADADQQQVAELRATLETSAAGLAADRRNQRDLDLLENTLARREEAWSSGDAEDFVQADAAFHQAVVAAAHNDVLAAVYADLGEVMRAHLRHDVGPELVPERYLGHDGILAAIRAGDARRASVEAGRAIGACTPAES, from the coding sequence GTGGCGCTGTCCTCCCCGAGGCGCACCCCCTTGTCCGACCAGGTGATCGCGCAGCTGCGGACCCAGATCACCTCCGGCGAGTGGCCCGTGGGCTCGCGCATCCCCACCGAGGTCGCGCTGGTCGAGCAGCTGGGGGTCGCCCGCAACACCGTCCGCGAGGCCGTCCGGGCGCTCGCCCACAACGGGCTGCTGGACATCCGCCAGGGCTCCGGCACCTACGTCCTGGCCACCAGCGAGCTGGCCGGCGTGATGCACCGCCGCTTCGCCGACGCGGACCAGCAGCAGGTCGCCGAGCTGCGCGCCACCCTGGAGACCTCCGCCGCCGGACTCGCCGCCGACCGGCGCAACCAGCGCGACCTCGACCTGCTGGAGAACACCCTGGCCCGACGCGAGGAGGCCTGGTCCTCCGGCGACGCCGAGGACTTCGTGCAGGCCGACGCGGCCTTCCACCAGGCCGTGGTGGCCGCCGCCCACAACGACGTGCTCGCCGCCGTGTACGCGGACCTCGGCGAGGTCATGCGGGCCCACCTGCGCCACGACGTCGGCCCCGAACTCGTCCCCGAGCGGTACCTCGGCCACGACGGCATCCTCGCCGCCATCCGGGCCGGCGACGCCCGCCGCGCCTCGGTGGAAGCCGGCCGGGCGATCGGGGCCTGCACCCCGGCCGAGTCCTGA
- the moaA gene encoding GTP 3',8-cyclase MoaA yields the protein MLLDTFGRQAVDLRVSLTDRCNLRCTYCMPEEGLQWLAKPELLTDEEIVRLVTIAVRDLGVREVRFTGGEPLLRPGLVGIVAACAELAPRPELSLTTNGIGLARTATALQAAGLDRVNVSLDTLDPDTFHSLTRRRRHHDVLAGLAAAEAAGLNPVKLNAVLMRGVNDHEAADLLGWCLERGYELRFIEQMPLDAQHGWDRSQMVTAEEILGRLTEAFELTAEPSADRGAAPAERWLVDGGPASVGVIASVTRPFCRACDRTRLTADGQVRNCLFATGETDLRTALRSGAADAEIGALWKAAMWGKKAGAGIDDPAFLQPERPMSAIGG from the coding sequence GTGCTCCTCGACACCTTCGGCCGCCAGGCCGTCGATCTGCGCGTCTCCCTCACCGATCGGTGCAACCTGCGCTGCACCTACTGCATGCCCGAGGAGGGCCTGCAGTGGCTCGCCAAGCCGGAGCTGCTCACCGACGAGGAGATCGTCCGGCTGGTCACCATCGCCGTGCGCGACCTCGGTGTCCGCGAGGTCCGCTTCACCGGCGGCGAGCCGCTGCTGCGCCCGGGGCTGGTCGGCATCGTCGCCGCCTGCGCGGAGCTGGCGCCCCGCCCGGAACTCTCGCTCACCACCAACGGCATCGGCCTGGCCCGCACCGCCACCGCCCTGCAGGCCGCCGGGCTGGACCGGGTGAACGTCTCGCTGGACACCCTGGACCCGGACACCTTCCACAGCCTGACCCGCCGGCGCCGCCACCACGACGTGCTGGCGGGCCTGGCCGCCGCCGAGGCCGCCGGGCTGAACCCGGTGAAGCTGAACGCCGTCCTGATGCGCGGGGTCAACGACCACGAGGCGGCCGACCTGCTCGGCTGGTGCCTGGAGCGCGGCTACGAACTGCGGTTCATCGAGCAGATGCCGCTGGACGCCCAGCACGGCTGGGACCGCTCGCAGATGGTCACCGCCGAGGAGATCCTCGGCCGCCTCACCGAGGCCTTCGAGCTCACCGCGGAGCCCTCTGCCGACCGCGGCGCCGCGCCGGCGGAGCGCTGGCTGGTCGACGGCGGGCCGGCGAGCGTCGGGGTGATCGCCTCGGTCACCCGGCCGTTCTGCCGGGCCTGCGACCGCACCCGGCTGACGGCCGACGGCCAGGTCCGCAACTGCCTGTTCGCCACCGGGGAGACGGACCTGCGCACCGCCCTGCGCTCCGGTGCGGCGGACGCCGAGATCGGCGCGCTGTGGAAGGCCGCGATGTGGGGCAAGAAGGCCGGGGCCGGCATCGACGACCCCGCGTTCCTGCAGCCCGAACGGCCGATGTCGGCGATCGGCGGCTGA
- the fabG gene encoding 3-oxoacyl-[acyl-carrier-protein] reductase — translation MSRSVLVTGGNRGIGLAIAQAFAEAGDKVAITSRSGEVPEALAKYDVLAVRCDIDDTAQVDAAFGEVEAKHGAVEVLVANAGITKDTLLLRMTEEDFTSVVDTNLTGAFRVVKRASKLMMRARKGRVVLISSVVGLSGSPGQANYAASKAGLVGFARSLARELGPRNITVNVVAPGFVDTDMTAVLSDERRKEIVAGVPLGRYAAPSEIATTVRFLASDEAAYITGAVIPVDGGLGMGH, via the coding sequence TTGAGCCGCTCGGTTCTCGTCACCGGAGGCAACCGGGGCATCGGCCTCGCGATCGCCCAGGCCTTCGCCGAGGCGGGCGACAAGGTCGCCATCACCAGCCGCTCGGGTGAGGTGCCCGAGGCCCTGGCGAAGTACGACGTGCTCGCGGTCCGCTGCGACATCGACGACACCGCCCAGGTCGACGCCGCCTTCGGCGAGGTCGAGGCCAAGCACGGCGCGGTCGAGGTGCTGGTCGCCAACGCGGGCATCACCAAGGACACCCTGCTGCTCCGGATGACCGAGGAGGACTTCACCTCGGTCGTCGACACCAACCTCACCGGGGCCTTCCGGGTGGTCAAGCGCGCGTCGAAGCTGATGATGCGGGCCCGCAAGGGCCGCGTGGTGCTGATCTCCTCGGTGGTCGGCCTGAGCGGATCGCCGGGCCAGGCCAACTACGCCGCGTCCAAGGCCGGCCTGGTCGGGTTCGCCCGCTCGCTGGCCCGTGAGCTCGGACCGCGCAACATCACCGTCAACGTGGTGGCGCCGGGCTTCGTGGACACCGACATGACCGCGGTGCTCAGCGACGAGCGCCGTAAGGAGATCGTCGCGGGGGTGCCGCTCGGCCGGTACGCCGCCCCGTCCGAGATCGCCACCACCGTGCGGTTCCTCGCCTCCGACGAGGCCGCGTACATCACCGGAGCCGTCATTCCCGTAGACGGCGGATTGGGCATGGGTCACTGA
- a CDS encoding metallopeptidase TldD-related protein has protein sequence MAAIQPHELVERALGLSRADGCLVIADEESTANLRWAGNALTTNGVTRGRRLTVISTVDGGQGTASGVVAREAVTLDEVESLVRASEAAARDAGPAEDAQPLIADRPSSPDFTEPPAGTTVEVFADFAPALGAAFARAAAQGELLYGFARHEVTSSYLGTSTGLRLRHDQPTGTVELNAKTADLTGSAWAGAATRDFRDVDVTELHRTLTERLAWGGRRIDLPAGRYETLLPPSAVADLMVYLSWSSGGRDAAEGRTVFSKPGGGTRIGDKLGKLPLTLRSDPAEPGLEAAPFVLTHATGGDSSVFDNGLPLGATDWIRDGELTNLLTTRHSTGLTGLPLTPAVDNLVLESGDQAAAPTLEEMIARTERGLLLTCLWYIREVDPATLLLTGLTRDGVYLVENGEVVAAVNNFRFNESPVDLLGRITEVGRTERCLPREWGDWFTRAAMPPVRVADFNMSSVSQAS, from the coding sequence ATGGCCGCGATCCAACCCCACGAACTGGTCGAGCGGGCGCTCGGACTCTCCCGCGCCGACGGCTGCCTGGTGATCGCCGACGAGGAGTCGACCGCGAACCTGCGCTGGGCCGGGAACGCGCTGACCACCAACGGCGTCACCCGGGGCCGGCGGCTCACGGTGATCTCCACCGTCGACGGCGGGCAGGGCACCGCGTCCGGCGTGGTGGCCCGCGAGGCCGTCACGCTCGACGAGGTGGAGAGCCTGGTCCGGGCCTCCGAGGCGGCCGCCCGCGACGCCGGCCCGGCCGAGGACGCCCAGCCGCTGATCGCCGACCGGCCGTCCTCCCCCGACTTCACCGAGCCCCCGGCCGGGACCACGGTCGAGGTGTTCGCGGACTTCGCGCCCGCGCTGGGCGCCGCCTTCGCCCGGGCCGCCGCCCAGGGCGAGCTGCTGTACGGCTTCGCCCGCCACGAGGTGACCTCCAGCTACCTCGGTACCTCCACCGGCCTGCGGCTGCGGCACGACCAGCCGACCGGCACGGTCGAGCTGAACGCCAAGACCGCCGACCTCACCGGCTCCGCCTGGGCCGGCGCCGCCACCCGGGACTTCCGGGACGTGGACGTCACCGAGCTGCACCGCACCCTCACCGAGCGCCTCGCCTGGGGCGGGCGGCGGATCGACCTGCCGGCCGGCCGCTACGAGACGCTGCTGCCGCCCTCGGCCGTCGCCGACCTGATGGTCTACCTGAGCTGGTCGTCCGGCGGCCGGGACGCGGCCGAGGGCCGCACGGTCTTCTCCAAGCCGGGTGGCGGCACCCGGATCGGCGACAAGCTCGGCAAGCTGCCGCTGACGCTGCGCTCCGACCCGGCCGAGCCGGGGCTGGAGGCCGCGCCCTTCGTGCTCACCCACGCGACCGGCGGCGACTCCTCGGTGTTCGACAACGGCCTGCCGCTGGGCGCCACCGACTGGATCCGCGACGGCGAGCTGACCAACCTGCTCACCACCCGGCACTCGACCGGCCTGACCGGCCTGCCGCTCACCCCGGCCGTCGACAACCTGGTGCTGGAGAGCGGCGACCAGGCCGCCGCGCCGACGCTGGAGGAGATGATCGCCCGCACGGAGCGCGGGCTGCTGCTCACCTGCCTCTGGTACATCCGGGAGGTCGACCCGGCGACGCTGCTGCTCACCGGCCTCACCCGGGACGGCGTCTACCTGGTCGAGAACGGCGAGGTGGTCGCCGCCGTGAACAACTTCCGTTTCAACGAGTCGCCCGTGGACCTGCTCGGGCGGATCACCGAGGTGGGCCGCACCGAACGCTGCCTGCCGCGCGAGTGGGGCGACTGGTTCACCCGCGCCGCGATGCCGCCCGTCCGGGTGGCGGACTTCAACATGAGCTCCGTGAGCCAGGCCTCGTAG
- a CDS encoding MBL fold metallo-hydrolase — protein MSEAQPGTTGRRGRLLALAALAAGAGAAAWSLRDLPAAFGRRPDAEREERVRSSPQYRDGVFHNAPSALARDTARPEIDRGTVRRMLFEREGRTPVLPVPTVRTAGGPRQAAAGVEITWYGHASALVEIEGTRVLLDPIWSDRCSPAAHVGPKRLHPVPVELEELPPVDAVLISHDHYDHLDMATVKRLVLSQSAPFAVPLGIGGHLRRWGVPEHRIIELDWDETCTLGDLVLTLTSAHHFSGRGLTRNTTLWGSWVIAGPTRKVFYTGDSGYFEGYKAIGEQHGPFDAALVQIGAYDEAWSDIHMTPEDAVLAHRDLDAGLLVPVHWCTFNLGLHPWAEPVERLLAEAKAQAVPLAVPRPGERVDVDNPPELDGWWEGLA, from the coding sequence ATGAGCGAGGCACAGCCCGGTACCACCGGCCGACGGGGACGACTGCTGGCCCTGGCCGCCCTGGCGGCGGGAGCGGGGGCGGCCGCCTGGTCGCTGCGCGACCTGCCGGCGGCCTTCGGGCGGCGCCCCGACGCCGAGCGGGAGGAGCGGGTCCGCAGCTCGCCCCAGTACCGGGACGGCGTCTTCCACAACGCCCCGTCCGCCCTGGCCCGGGACACCGCCCGGCCGGAGATCGACCGCGGCACCGTACGCCGGATGCTGTTCGAGCGCGAGGGCCGCACGCCGGTCCTCCCGGTGCCGACCGTCCGGACGGCGGGCGGGCCGCGGCAGGCCGCCGCCGGCGTCGAGATCACCTGGTACGGGCACGCCTCGGCGCTGGTCGAGATCGAGGGCACCCGGGTGCTGCTGGACCCGATCTGGAGCGACCGCTGCTCCCCCGCCGCGCACGTCGGCCCCAAGCGGCTGCACCCGGTGCCGGTGGAGCTGGAGGAGCTGCCGCCGGTCGACGCGGTGCTGATCTCGCACGACCACTACGACCACCTCGACATGGCGACCGTGAAGCGGCTGGTGCTCAGCCAGTCCGCGCCGTTCGCGGTGCCGCTCGGCATCGGCGGCCACCTGCGGCGCTGGGGTGTGCCGGAGCACCGGATCATCGAGCTGGACTGGGACGAGACCTGCACCCTGGGCGACCTGGTGCTCACCCTGACCTCCGCGCACCACTTCTCCGGCCGCGGCCTGACCCGCAACACCACCCTGTGGGGGTCCTGGGTGATCGCCGGTCCGACCCGCAAGGTGTTCTACACCGGCGACTCGGGCTACTTCGAGGGGTACAAGGCGATCGGCGAGCAGCACGGCCCGTTCGACGCCGCGCTGGTGCAGATCGGCGCGTACGACGAGGCCTGGTCTGACATCCACATGACGCCGGAGGACGCCGTCCTGGCGCACCGGGACCTCGACGCCGGGCTGCTCGTCCCGGTGCACTGGTGCACCTTCAACCTGGGGCTGCACCCGTGGGCGGAGCCGGTGGAGCGACTGCTGGCCGAGGCGAAGGCGCAGGCCGTGCCGCTGGCGGTGCCGCGCCCCGGCGAGCGGGTCGACGTGGACAACCCGCCGGAGCTGGACGGCTGGTGGGAGGGCCTGGCCTGA
- a CDS encoding RNA 2'-phosphotransferase produces MDEKRTVKTSKMLSRILRHDPASVGVTLDEAGWVRVDVLLAALARHRRAVSRAELDHVVETNNKRRFAFSDDGLSIRASQGHSVAVDLGLTATEPPPVLYHGTAVRTLEAIFRDGLLPMARQDVHLSADTGTAVRVGSRHGRPAVLVVDAAAMAAAGHEFRVSANGVWLTDSVAPRYLSRSDG; encoded by the coding sequence GTGGACGAGAAACGCACGGTCAAGACCTCCAAGATGCTCTCGCGCATCCTGCGGCACGATCCGGCCTCGGTGGGCGTCACGCTGGACGAGGCGGGCTGGGTCCGGGTGGACGTGCTGCTCGCCGCGCTGGCCCGGCACCGCCGGGCGGTGAGCCGCGCCGAGCTGGACCACGTGGTCGAGACGAACAACAAGCGCCGGTTCGCCTTCTCCGACGACGGCCTGTCGATCCGGGCCAGCCAGGGCCACTCGGTGGCGGTCGACCTCGGCCTGACCGCCACCGAGCCGCCCCCGGTGCTCTACCACGGCACCGCCGTCCGGACTTTGGAGGCGATCTTCCGGGACGGGCTGCTGCCGATGGCGCGCCAGGACGTCCACCTGTCCGCCGACACCGGGACGGCCGTCCGGGTCGGCTCCCGGCACGGGCGTCCGGCGGTGCTGGTGGTGGACGCCGCCGCAATGGCGGCGGCCGGGCACGAGTTCCGGGTCAGCGCCAACGGGGTCTGGCTGACGGACTCGGTGGCGCCGCGGTACCTGAGCAGGTCCGACGGCTGA
- the fabI gene encoding enoyl-ACP reductase FabI, which produces MSGILEGKRILITGVLMESSIAFHTAKLAQEQGAEIILTAFPRPSLTERIARKLPKPVKVLELDVSSDEQLAGIADQVREHLPTLDGIVHSIGFAPQDALGGNFLNTPWESVATAMQVSAFSLKSLTTALLPLMQDGGSVVGLTFDAQFAWPQYDWMGPAKAALEATSRYMARDLGPRNIRCNLVSAGPIGSMAAKSIPGFSELAAVWDSRSPLKWDLADPEPAGRGVVALLSDWFPKTTGEIIHVDGGLHAIGA; this is translated from the coding sequence ATGAGCGGAATTCTCGAGGGCAAGCGCATCCTGATCACGGGTGTGCTGATGGAGTCCTCCATCGCCTTCCACACCGCGAAGCTGGCCCAGGAGCAGGGCGCGGAGATCATCCTCACCGCCTTTCCCCGGCCCAGCCTGACCGAGCGGATCGCCCGCAAGCTGCCCAAGCCGGTCAAGGTCCTGGAGCTCGACGTCTCCAGCGACGAGCAGCTGGCCGGCATCGCCGACCAGGTCCGCGAGCACCTGCCGACCCTGGACGGCATCGTCCACTCGATCGGCTTCGCCCCGCAGGACGCTCTCGGCGGCAACTTCCTGAACACCCCGTGGGAGTCCGTGGCGACCGCCATGCAGGTCTCCGCGTTCTCGCTGAAGTCGCTGACGACGGCGCTGCTCCCGCTGATGCAGGACGGCGGCTCGGTGGTCGGCCTCACCTTCGACGCGCAGTTCGCCTGGCCGCAGTACGACTGGATGGGCCCGGCCAAGGCCGCGCTGGAGGCGACCTCCCGCTACATGGCCCGTGACCTCGGGCCCCGCAACATCCGGTGCAACCTGGTCTCGGCCGGCCCGATCGGCTCGATGGCCGCGAAGTCCATCCCGGGCTTCTCGGAGCTGGCGGCGGTCTGGGACTCCCGCTCCCCGCTGAAGTGGGACCTCGCGGACCCGGAGCCGGCCGGCCGCGGCGTCGTCGCGCTGCTGTCGGACTGGTTCCCGAAGACCACCGGCGAGATCATCCACGTCGACGGCGGCCTGCACGCCATCGGCGCCTGA
- a CDS encoding GlsB/YeaQ/YmgE family stress response membrane protein, with the protein MWAIVSALIEGLVLGVIARLLIPGKQDVPLWLTMILGMIGAMIGNGVAHVFGVANTSGIDWWRHLFQLGAAIVVIATVAPLWAGRKQH; encoded by the coding sequence ATGTGGGCAATCGTCTCGGCACTGATCGAAGGGCTGGTCCTCGGTGTGATCGCCCGGCTGCTGATCCCGGGCAAGCAGGACGTCCCGCTCTGGCTCACCATGATCCTCGGCATGATCGGCGCGATGATCGGGAACGGCGTGGCCCATGTCTTCGGGGTGGCGAACACCAGCGGGATCGACTGGTGGCGCCATCTCTTCCAGCTGGGTGCGGCGATCGTGGTGATCGCGACGGTCGCGCCGCTCTGGGCGGGCCGCAAGCAGCACTGA